A single region of the Changchengzhania lutea genome encodes:
- the rplV gene encoding 50S ribosomal protein L22 produces the protein MGSRKKQMADAIKEAKKHVAFAKLNNCPTSPRKMRLVADLVRGEKVEHALNILKFNSKEASGRLEKLLLSAIANWQSKNEEANIEEAELIVQEIRVDGGSMLKRLRPAPQGRAHRIRKRSNHVTIVVGANNNTQS, from the coding sequence ATGGGAAGTCGTAAAAAACAAATGGCAGACGCTATTAAGGAAGCAAAAAAACACGTTGCTTTTGCTAAACTTAATAATTGTCCTACATCACCAAGAAAAATGCGTTTAGTAGCCGATTTAGTAAGAGGCGAAAAAGTAGAACATGCACTTAATATATTGAAGTTCAATTCAAAAGAAGCATCTGGTCGTTTAGAAAAATTGTTATTGTCTGCCATTGCAAACTGGCAATCTAAAAACGAAGAGGCTAATATTGAAGAGGCTGAATTGATTGTACAAGAGATAAGAGTTGATGGCGGATCTATGTTAAAAAGATTGCGTCCAGCACCTCAAGGTCGTGCACACCGAATTAGAAAACGTTCAAACCACGTAACCATCGTAGTTGGAGCTAACAATAACACACAAAGCTAA
- the rpmC gene encoding 50S ribosomal protein L29 yields the protein MKQSEIKELSVAELEEKLGETKKSYSDLKLAHAISPLENPIQLRNVRRSVARIATELTKRELQ from the coding sequence ATGAAACAATCCGAAATTAAGGAATTATCTGTTGCTGAGTTAGAAGAGAAACTTGGTGAAACAAAAAAGAGTTATTCAGACCTAAAATTGGCTCATGCAATATCTCCTTTAGAAAATCCAATTCAGTTACGTAACGTAAGACGTTCGGTAGCGAGAATTGCGACAGAATTAACTAAAAGAGAATTACAATAA
- the rpsJ gene encoding 30S ribosomal protein S10, with protein MSQKIRIKLKSYDHNLVDKSADKIVKTVKSTGAVVTGPIPLPTHKKIFTVLRSPHVNKKSREQFQLSSYKRLLDIYSSSSKTIDALMKLELPSGVEVEIKV; from the coding sequence ATGAGTCAAAAAATCAGAATAAAATTAAAATCTTACGATCACAACTTAGTAGACAAGTCTGCTGATAAGATTGTAAAAACAGTAAAAAGTACTGGTGCAGTTGTAACGGGACCAATTCCATTACCAACGCACAAGAAAATTTTCACTGTATTACGTTCTCCACACGTAAACAAGAAATCAAGAGAACAATTTCAATTATCATCTTATAAGAGATTATTGGATATCTACTCGTCGTCATCAAAAACAATTGATGCGTTAATGAAACTTGAATTACCAAGTGGTGTTGAAGTAGAGATTAAAGTTTAG
- the rpsQ gene encoding 30S ribosomal protein S17, with protein sequence METRNLRKERVGVVTSNKMQKSIVVAEVKKVKHPMYGKFVLKTKKYVAHDETNDCNIGDTVKIMETRPMSKSKCWRLVEILERAK encoded by the coding sequence ATGGAAACAAGAAATTTAAGAAAAGAACGTGTAGGAGTTGTTACTAGTAACAAAATGCAAAAATCAATAGTTGTTGCAGAAGTTAAAAAAGTGAAACACCCTATGTATGGAAAGTTCGTGTTAAAAACAAAGAAATACGTTGCACACGACGAAACAAACGATTGTAACATTGGAGATACTGTAAAGATCATGGAAACACGACCTATGAGTAAATCTAAATGTTGGAGATTAGTTGAAATACTAGAAAGAGCTAAATAA
- the rplC gene encoding 50S ribosomal protein L3 gives MSGLIGKKIGMTSIFDENGKNIPCTVIEAGPCIVTQVRTEEVDGYTAVQLGFDDATEKSATKADLGHAKKAGTSVKRKIVEFQGFEEEYKLGDAITVDHFTEGEFVDVAGTSKGKGFQGVVKRHGFGGVGQATHGQHNRLRAPGSIGAASYPARVFKGMKMAGRMGGDTVKVQNLRVLKVVADKNLLVVKGCVPGHKNAYVIIRK, from the coding sequence ATGTCTGGGTTAATTGGAAAAAAAATCGGTATGACCAGCATCTTCGATGAAAACGGGAAGAATATTCCTTGTACAGTTATCGAAGCTGGACCATGTATCGTTACCCAAGTCAGAACTGAAGAAGTTGACGGCTATACAGCTGTGCAATTAGGTTTCGATGACGCGACAGAAAAAAGCGCTACTAAAGCTGACTTAGGTCATGCTAAAAAAGCAGGAACTTCTGTAAAACGCAAAATCGTAGAATTTCAAGGTTTTGAGGAGGAGTACAAATTAGGAGATGCAATCACTGTAGATCATTTCACCGAAGGTGAATTTGTTGATGTAGCAGGAACATCTAAAGGAAAAGGATTTCAAGGGGTTGTAAAACGCCATGGTTTCGGTGGTGTAGGTCAAGCTACTCACGGTCAACATAACCGTTTAAGAGCGCCAGGATCTATTGGAGCTGCATCGTATCCTGCAAGAGTTTTCAAAGGAATGAAAATGGCAGGAAGAATGGGTGGAGACACAGTTAAAGTTCAAAATTTAAGAGTTTTAAAAGTAGTAGCGGATAAAAACCTACTAGTGGTGAAAGGGTGTGTACCTGGACATAAAAACGCTTATGTAATTATTAGAAAATAA
- the rpsS gene encoding 30S ribosomal protein S19: MARSLKKGPYVHYKLEKKVAANVEANKKTVIKTWSRASMITPDFVGQTIAVHNGRQFVPVYVTENMVGHKLGEFSPTRSFRGHAGAKNKGKK, encoded by the coding sequence ATGGCAAGATCATTAAAAAAGGGACCTTACGTTCACTATAAATTAGAAAAGAAAGTTGCTGCTAACGTTGAAGCTAACAAAAAAACGGTAATCAAAACCTGGTCTAGAGCTAGTATGATTACTCCAGATTTTGTTGGACAAACCATCGCAGTTCACAATGGCCGTCAATTTGTACCAGTATATGTTACTGAAAACATGGTGGGTCATAAATTAGGAGAATTTTCACCAACACGTTCATTCCGTGGACATGCAGGTGCTAAAAATAAAGGTAAAAAGTAG
- the rpsC gene encoding 30S ribosomal protein S3: MGQKTNPIGNRLGIIRGWESNWYGGNDYGDKLAEDDKIRKYVHVRLAKASVSRVIIERTLKLVTVTITTARPGIIIGKGGQEVDKLKEELKKLTGKEVQINIFEIKRPELDAFLVASSIARQIENRISYRRAIKMAIAATMRMNAEGIKVQISGRLNGAEMARSEHYKEGRIPLSTFRADIDYALVEAHTTYGRLGVKVWIMKGEVYGKRELSPLVGLSKKQGKGGAGGRGGNRDNKPRRRK; this comes from the coding sequence ATGGGACAAAAAACAAATCCAATCGGAAATCGCTTAGGTATTATCAGAGGATGGGAATCTAACTGGTACGGAGGTAATGATTATGGAGATAAGCTTGCCGAAGACGATAAGATTAGAAAATACGTACACGTACGTTTAGCTAAAGCTAGTGTAAGTCGAGTAATTATCGAGAGAACTCTTAAACTTGTAACCGTTACTATCACTACTGCAAGACCTGGTATTATTATTGGGAAAGGTGGCCAAGAGGTAGACAAGTTAAAAGAAGAACTTAAGAAACTTACTGGAAAAGAAGTTCAGATTAACATCTTTGAAATTAAGAGACCTGAACTTGATGCATTTTTAGTAGCGTCTAGTATTGCACGTCAAATTGAGAATAGAATTTCTTACAGACGAGCAATCAAAATGGCCATTGCTGCTACCATGCGAATGAATGCTGAAGGAATTAAAGTTCAAATTAGTGGACGTTTAAACGGAGCTGAAATGGCACGTAGTGAACACTACAAAGAAGGACGTATTCCTTTATCAACCTTTAGAGCCGATATTGATTATGCTTTAGTTGAGGCACACACTACTTATGGTAGATTGGGTGTAAAAGTATGGATCATGAAAGGTGAAGTATATGGTAAAAGAGAACTTTCTCCGCTTGTTGGATTGTCCAAAAAGCAAGGAAAAGGTGGAGCCGGAGGACGTGGCGGAAACAGAGACAACAAACCGCGTCGTAGAAAGTAA
- the rplW gene encoding 50S ribosomal protein L23 — protein MSILIKPIITEKATALSELKNCYTFSVNTKANKVEIKKAVEAAYGVSVEKVRTINVRPDRSTKHTKTGIQNGKTNAVKKAIVQLAEGEMIDLYSNM, from the coding sequence ATGAGTATCTTAATTAAACCTATAATCACAGAAAAAGCGACAGCTCTTAGCGAGTTGAAAAATTGCTACACATTCTCAGTGAATACTAAGGCGAACAAGGTAGAAATCAAAAAAGCGGTTGAAGCTGCTTATGGTGTTTCTGTTGAAAAAGTTCGTACTATAAATGTCCGTCCAGATCGTAGTACCAAGCATACAAAAACTGGTATTCAAAATGGTAAAACAAATGCTGTTAAAAAAGCAATTGTACAACTGGCGGAAGGTGAAATGATTGATTTATACAGTAACATGTAA
- the rplB gene encoding 50S ribosomal protein L2 codes for MSVRKLKPITPGQRFRVVNGFDAITTDKPEKSLLVPNKRSGGRNSQGKMTMRYIGGGHKRKYRIIDFKREKVGVPAEVASIQYDPNRTAFIALLNYQDGEKRYIIAQNGLQVGQNVVSGKEGVAPEIGNAMPLSEIPLGTIISCLELRPGQGAIMARSAGAFAQLMARDGKFATIKLPSGETRLILANCMATIGVVSNSDHQLLVSGKAGRSRWLGRRPRTRPVVMNPVDHPMGGGEGKSSGGHPRSRNGIPAKGYRTRSKTNASNKYIVERRKK; via the coding sequence ATGTCAGTAAGAAAATTAAAACCAATCACACCAGGACAGCGATTTAGAGTAGTAAATGGATTTGACGCCATCACTACTGATAAGCCGGAAAAGAGTTTACTCGTTCCGAACAAAAGGTCTGGTGGTAGAAACAGTCAAGGAAAAATGACCATGCGCTATATAGGTGGAGGTCATAAAAGAAAGTATCGTATTATCGATTTTAAAAGAGAAAAGGTGGGTGTTCCTGCTGAAGTAGCTTCTATTCAATACGATCCAAACAGAACCGCTTTTATCGCATTATTGAATTATCAAGATGGCGAAAAAAGATATATTATTGCTCAAAATGGTTTACAAGTTGGTCAAAATGTAGTATCTGGTAAAGAAGGGGTTGCTCCAGAAATTGGAAACGCAATGCCTTTAAGTGAAATTCCATTAGGAACTATTATTTCTTGTTTAGAGTTACGTCCGGGACAAGGTGCTATTATGGCGCGTAGTGCAGGTGCATTTGCTCAATTAATGGCAAGAGATGGTAAGTTTGCTACTATTAAATTGCCTTCAGGAGAAACAAGATTGATTCTTGCTAACTGTATGGCGACAATAGGCGTTGTATCTAACTCAGACCATCAATTGTTAGTATCTGGTAAAGCAGGTAGATCAAGATGGTTAGGTAGAAGACCACGTACTAGACCAGTGGTAATGAATCCAGTAGATCACCCAATGGGTGGTGGTGAAGGGAAATCTTCAGGTGGACACCCACGTTCTAGAAACGGTATACCAGCAAAAGGTTATAGAACACGTTCTAAAACAAATGCAAGTAATAAATATATTGTAGAACGTAGAAAGAAATAA
- the rplN gene encoding 50S ribosomal protein L14, which yields MLQQESRLKVADNTGAKEVLTIRVLGGTKRRYASVGDKIVVSVKDATPNGNIKKGAVSTAVVVRTKKEVRRPDGSYIRFDDNACVLLNPTGEMRGTRVFGPVARELRDKQFMKIVSLAPEVL from the coding sequence ATGTTACAACAAGAATCAAGATTAAAGGTAGCAGATAACACTGGAGCAAAGGAAGTTTTAACTATCCGAGTTCTAGGTGGCACTAAAAGAAGATATGCTTCTGTAGGAGACAAAATTGTTGTCTCTGTAAAAGATGCGACTCCTAATGGAAACATTAAAAAAGGAGCCGTTTCTACTGCAGTTGTTGTTCGTACTAAAAAAGAAGTAAGAAGACCAGACGGATCTTATATAAGATTTGATGATAATGCTTGTGTTTTGTTAAACCCAACGGGTGAAATGAGAGGAACACGTGTATTTGGTCCTGTTGCTAGAGAACTTCGTGATAAACAATTCATGAAAATTGTATCATTAGCACCAGAGGTGCTTTAA
- the rplP gene encoding 50S ribosomal protein L16 codes for MLQPKRTKFRKQQKGRMKGISGRGHQLSSGTFGIKALDSNFLTSRQIEAARIAATRYMKREGQLWIKIFPDKPITKKPLEVRMGKGKGAVEYWVAVVKPGRMLFEVGGVSLDIAKEALRLAAQKLPVKTKFIIARDYEA; via the coding sequence ATGTTACAGCCTAAAAGAACAAAATTTCGTAAGCAACAAAAAGGACGTATGAAAGGGATCTCTGGTAGAGGTCATCAACTTTCAAGTGGTACCTTTGGTATAAAAGCACTAGATTCGAATTTTTTAACATCACGTCAAATAGAAGCAGCACGTATTGCCGCTACACGTTACATGAAAAGAGAAGGGCAACTTTGGATTAAAATATTTCCAGATAAGCCAATCACAAAAAAGCCTCTTGAAGTACGTATGGGTAAAGGTAAAGGTGCCGTTGAATATTGGGTAGCTGTTGTTAAGCCAGGAAGAATGCTTTTTGAAGTAGGAGGAGTGTCATTAGATATAGCTAAAGAAGCTTTACGTCTAGCAGCACAAAAACTACCAGTAAAAACTAAGTTTATAATTGCTCGCGATTACGAAGCATAA
- the rplD gene encoding 50S ribosomal protein L4, giving the protein MKVAVLDINGKDTGRKADLSKDVFAIAPNNHAVYLDVKQYLANQRQGTHKSKERAEISGSTRKIKKQKGTGTARAGSIKSGIFKGGGRMFGPRPRNYSFKLNKNVKRLARKSALSIKAGEQSIVVLEDFNFDDVKTKNFTAVLKALDLENKKSLFVLGASNNNVYLSSRNLKGPEVIMSSELSTYKILNANRIILLEGALEGIETNLSK; this is encoded by the coding sequence ATGAAAGTAGCAGTTTTAGATATAAACGGAAAAGACACAGGTAGAAAGGCAGACCTTTCTAAAGATGTGTTTGCTATTGCCCCTAATAATCACGCTGTATATTTGGATGTTAAACAATATTTAGCAAACCAAAGACAAGGAACTCACAAGTCGAAAGAACGTGCTGAGATTTCTGGAAGTACACGTAAGATTAAGAAGCAAAAAGGAACTGGTACTGCAAGAGCAGGTAGTATTAAGTCTGGTATATTTAAAGGTGGTGGTCGTATGTTCGGTCCAAGACCAAGAAATTACAGCTTCAAACTTAATAAAAATGTGAAGCGTTTGGCACGTAAATCGGCCCTAAGTATCAAAGCCGGAGAGCAATCAATTGTGGTGTTGGAAGACTTTAATTTTGACGATGTTAAAACAAAGAACTTTACCGCAGTTTTAAAGGCTTTAGACCTAGAAAACAAAAAGTCTCTTTTTGTGTTGGGAGCGTCAAATAATAATGTATATTTGTCGTCACGCAATTTAAAAGGCCCTGAAGTTATAATGAGTTCAGAATTAAGCACTTACAAGATTTTAAATGCAAATCGCATCATACTTTTAGAAGGCGCTTTAGAAGGAATTGAAACAAATTTAAGTAAATAG
- the rplX gene encoding 50S ribosomal protein L24: MTKLKIKTGDTVKVIAGDHKGSEGQVQKVFIEKNKAIVEGINMVKKHTKPSAQNPQGGIVEKEAAIHISNLSLLTSKGETTRVSYRMEDDKKVRFSTKSNEVI; the protein is encoded by the coding sequence ATGACAAAGCTTAAAATTAAAACTGGAGATACTGTAAAAGTAATTGCTGGAGATCACAAAGGATCTGAAGGACAAGTACAGAAAGTATTTATAGAAAAGAACAAAGCGATTGTTGAGGGCATTAACATGGTTAAGAAACATACTAAACCAAGTGCACAAAACCCTCAAGGAGGAATCGTAGAGAAAGAAGCTGCTATTCATATCTCTAACTTATCATTGTTAACCTCAAAAGGGGAAACAACACGAGTTAGCTATAGAATGGAAGATGATAAAAAAGTGAGATTTTCAACAAAATCTAATGAAGTAATATAG